The Temnothorax longispinosus isolate EJ_2023e chromosome 4, Tlon_JGU_v1, whole genome shotgun sequence genome has a window encoding:
- the LOC139811946 gene encoding protein unc-45 homolog B-like, with protein sequence MTESDMSALQWNNKGVAEYEKGNFSKALSHFTNALKVEDDDGCKEIYYQNRAAAFLKLRKYEKVVEDCNSALKLCNSALRIRCKALEALERFEEAYRDAEIIISSDPNDEDSRRIAERLRKIVQERKERSHSAKVLEMLDLAFDMNASEKEREIGMNNLLVLARDQTGAEEIFKKEGVSKIVQLVKVEKNEGVICSAIRIVGELCGNNFNRTKFVMKRVGLSWCLELMNNTSIERVNASQYCLQNILNTYIDMNNKPDSNLNEDLCEAQKEIDTIMLCLSYSITSRTITGPARDAIIELIMRNIHCVTMLDWAKRFVELRGVQRLMEVASEMEEYNSESLLYITSSTRTIASVCLAMVYKNVYKNCDDEKTFTNAVDEFIEDKLDLPDIQSKVRVVVAITTLLFGPTDVGNAFVVKEGILEMILVMAGTDDVLQQKVALECIVAAVTRKGKIDAIINQGVNILKRLCQSKDDSIRVRALLGLSKLGSSGDPNATTEPFADGVTKELAEACRRLLINPTKEKDMRKLAIKGLSYLTFNAEVKAELIEDQEAIHTIIEIAKTGDQSVLFGVLTTLVNLCNAYDNEEHIPEMIEFTKFVKYYFHKKPELDDNFEDRLCALAKAGVLIAMVSLTRSLKIWPVLENLAKTNQNCKELIARVINAICNQLELREIVVQQGGTEALLSLALDGTVKGKKLASRVLVHLGLTIRPEVAFPGHLITEVVEPIVKLLNPECSVYENCQTLTALCNLAKVDDNMREHIFKEGVFQKIEGFRYEGDYFLRLASANLINTLILSREVAIQYFEQDNSRVEYLMLLYKDENQDIKFAAAAALVKLTVANKEACKKVFDSNFWLEFLRSLLTNPSSNVQKMGIIFVLSMIRNIEDFAAKLIETDVIDLLRSLSKNDTVQNKNIKELTSIALEAVAERSNREAFIIMIRWERDVACRSRDVGQLDRLNHLEKKLWVYERAKNVPLNIYSEFGKILTGR encoded by the exons ATGACAGAGTCAGATATGAGTGCACTGCAATGGAACAATAAGGGTGTCGCCGAGTATGAAAAAGgcaatttttcaaaagcaTTAAGTCACTTCACAAACGCACTGAAAGTAGAAGATGACGATGGTTGTAAAGAAATATACTACCAAAATCGAGCTGCTGCATTTTTAAAGctgagaaaatatgagaaagtAGTTGAAGACTGCAACAGTGCGTTAAAGCTATGTAACTCAGCATTGCGTATAAGATGTAAAGCACTAGAAGCGTTAGAGAGATTCGAGGAGGCATATCGGGACGCggagattattatttcatctgATCCCAATGACGAAGATTCTCGACGCATAGCGGAGCGCTTACGTAAAATTGTACAAGAACGTAAGGAAAGGTCACATAGTGCCaag gTATTAGAAATGCTGGATTTGGCATTTGACATGAACGCAAGTGAGAAGGAACGTGAAATCGGTATGAATAATTTGCTTGTGCTCGCACGCGACCAAACAGGTGCCGAGGAGATCTTTAAAAAGGAAGGTGTATCCAAAATCGTTCAACTTGTGAAAGTGGAAAAGAATGAGGGAGTGATCTGCAGCGCGATTCGTATTGTAGGCGAGTTATGCGGAAACAATTTCAATCGAACTAAGTTCGTTATGAAACGCGTCGGTCTGTCTTGGTGTCTGGAACTAATGAACAACACATCTATAGAGAGAGTTAACGCGTCTCAATATTGTTTACAG aatatattgaaCACTTACATCGACATGAATAATAAACCCGATTCGAATCTCAACGAGGATTTATGCGAGGCGCAAAAGGAAATAGACACGATTATGTTGTGCTTGTCGTACAGTATAACAAGTAGAACAATAACAGGCCCTGCTAGAGACGCAATAATAGAACTTATTATGCGTAACATTCATTGCGTAACTATGTTAGACTGGGCTAAACGATTTGTCGAACTTCGCGGTGTGCAAAGATTGATGGAGGTAGCCAGTGAAATGGAGGAATACAATTCTGAATCTTTGCTATACATCACGTCTTCCACGCGAACTATAGCCAGTGTGTGCTTAGCAATGGTATATAAAAACGTGTATAAGAACTGTGATGATGAGAAAACATTTACCAACGCCGTTGATGAATTTATTGAAGATAAATTGGATTTGCCTGACATACAGTCTAAA GTGCGTGTTGTAGTTGCGATAACAACCTTATTATTCGGCCCGACAGATGTTGGAAACGCATTTGTGGTTAAAGAAGGAATTTTAGAGATGATCCTCGTTATGGCGGGAACGGATGATGTATTGCAGCAGAAAGTGGCTCTCGAATGTATCGTAGCCGCTGTGACCAGAAAAGGCAAAATCGACGCGATCATAAATCAAGgtgttaatatattgaaaaggCTGTGTCAATCTAAGGATGATTCAATTCGGGTTCGAGCGTTACTGGGTTTAAGTAAGTTAGGTAGTTCCGGAGACCCAAACGCGACTACCGAACCGTTCGCGGATGGAGTGACCAAGGAATTGGCCGAGGCTTGCAGACGATTGTTGATTAATCcaacgaaagaaaaagatatgagAAAGTTGGCCATAAAAGGTCTGTCGTATCTCACTTTCAACGCCGAAGTCAAAGCGGAGTTGATCGAGGATCAAGAAGCCATTCATACGATAATCGAGATCGCCAAGACTGGTGATCAATCGGTTCTCTTCGGCGTGCTTACGACGTTAGTGAACTTATGCAACGCTTATGACAATGAGGAACACATACCTGAGATGATAGAATTTACAAAGTttgtcaaatattattttcacaagAAACCTGAACTGGATGACAACTTTGAAGACAGATTGTGCGCGTTAGCGAAAGCCGGTGTGCTCATTGCTATGGTGAGCCTCACCAGGTCCTTGAAGATTTGGCCCGTTTTAGAGAACCTGGCCAAAACGAACCAGAATTGCAAAGAATTGATAGCCCGCGTTATCAACGCGATATGCAATCAACTGGAATTGAGAGAAATAGTTGTTCAACAAGGCGGCACAGAGGCATTGTTGTCATTAGCGCTGGATGGCACAGTCAAGGGAAAGAAGCTTGCTTCGCGAGTCCTGGTCCATTTGGGACTCACGATACGTCCTGAGGTTGCATTTCCTGGTCACCTAATCACGGAGGTTGTTGAACCGATCGTAAAGCTTCTGAACCCGGAGTGTTCCGTTTATGAGAATTGCCAGACTCTAACAGCTTTGTGCAATCTAGCTAAAGTCGACGACAACATGCGAGAACATATATTCAAAGAAGGAGTATTTCAGAAGATTGAAGGCTTTAGGTACGAGGGggattattttttgagattgGCGTCCGCAAATCTTATAAACACTTTGATATTAAGCCGTGAAGTCGCTATTCAGTATTTCGAGCAAGATAATTCTCGAGTTGAGTATCTTATGTTATTGTACAAGGACGAGAATCAAGATATTAAGTTCGCAGCAGCTGCAGCTCTAGTGAAGCTGACGGTGGCCAACAAAGAGGCTTGCAAGAAAGTTTTTGATTCGAATTTTTGGCTGGAATTCTTACGCTCTTTACTCACTAATCCAAGCAGTAACGTACAAAAAATGGGTATTATATTTGTGCTAAGTATGATAAGAAACATAGAAGACTTTGCTGCAAAACTCATCGAAACGGATGTAATAGATCTACTAAGGTCACTGAGCAAGAATGATACCGTCCAAAACAAGAATATCAAGGAATTGACATCCATTGCTTTAGAGGCTGTTGCGGAACGATCTAATAGAGAAGCATTCATTATCATGATAAGATGGGAACGTGATGTAGCATGTCGATCACGTGATGTAGGACAATTAGACCGTCTAAATCATTTGGAAAAGAAGTTATGGGTATATGAACGTGCTAAAAATGTACCCTTAAACATATACTCAGAATTCGGAAAGATACTAACAGGACGAtga
- the LOC139811658 gene encoding protein unc-45 homolog B-like encodes MIINAQEWNKKGNEEFEKGNWSEALSHYTNALKLDEDDTYKIYYQNRAAAFLKLRDYEKVVEDCNSALKQNCNTALRRRCEALEALERFEEAYRDAEIIISSDPNNEDFQCIAERLHKIVQERKESSHISAKVSKMLDLAFYVYASEEERDIAMYYLFGLALDQTDGAEEIFKKEGVSKIAQLVKVEKNEKILCSAIHIVGELCKNNISRTESVMKYVGLPWFLEIMSSTSIERVNASQYCLQNILNTYSGMNNKPDSNRNEDLYEAHKKEIDTIMFCLSYSITSRTITGLARDAIIKLITHNIHYTALDWAKRFVELRGVQRLMEVAGEMEEYNSESLLDITSSTRTITSLCLARIYDNVCENWYDEKTFTNAVDEFIEDKLHSPDIQSKVRVVVAITTLLLGPSDVGNAVVVKEGILEMILVMAGTDDVLQQKVALKCIVAAVNRKDKIDAIINQGVNILKRLCQSKDDSIRVQALLGLSKLGSSGDPDATIGLSEACRRLLINPKKEEDMIKLAVKGLSYLTFNPGVKEKLIEDKKAIHMMIEIAKTGDQSVLFDVLTTLVNMCNAYDEQKPEIGKFERLCDLLDANVISFLVDLAETVSQNCKELIARVFNAIIIYVCNEQTLRKIVVDHGGTEALLSLALDGTVKGKKQASLALVCLALTIHPEVAFPGQKIKVEIVRLFVNFLDPECSVNENCQTLTALCNLAKIDNSMREHIFKEGVFQKIEGFRYEWDYLLRLASANLINTLILSREIAIQYFEQDNSRIEYLMLLYKDENQDIKFATAAALVKLTVANKEACKKVFDSNFWLEFLRSLLTNPSNNVQEMGVIFLLSMIRSVEDVAAKIETDIMELLRALRNKKSTVENKNIKELTSIALEAVAERSSKEALSVIRWERDTACRLGQLDLLNYLEIKLWVYERTENLVSLNVYLKFGWILTGRYLY; translated from the exons ATGATTATAAATGCACAGGAATGGAACAAGAAGGGTAATGAAGAGTTTGAAAAAGGAAATTGGTCAGAAGCATTGAGTCACTACACAAACGCACTGAAACTAGACGAAGAcgatacttataaaatatactaccAAAATCGAGCTGCTGCATTTTTAAAGCTGCGCGATTACGAGAAAGTGGTTGAAGACTGCAACAGTGCGTTAAAGCAAAATTGTAACACAGCATTGCGTAGAAGATGTGAAGCACTAGAAGCGTTAGAAAGATTCGAGGAGGCATATCGGGATGCagagattattatttcatctgATCCCAATAATGAAGATTTTCAATGCATAGCGGAGCgcttacataaaattgtacaaGAACGTAAGGAAAGCTCACATATTAGTGCCAAG GTATCAAAAATGCTGGATCTAGCATTTTACGTGTACGCAAGTGAGGAGGAACGTGACATCGctatgtattatttgtttgGGCTCGCACTTGACCAAACTGATGGTGCCGAGGAGATCTTCAAAAAGGAAGGTGTATCCAAAATCGCACAACTTGTGAAAGTGGAAAAGAACGAGAAAATACTCTGTAGCGCGATTCATATTGTAGGCGAGTTatgcaaaaacaatattaGTCGAACTGAGTCCGTTATGAAATACGTCGGTTTGCCTTGGTTCCTGGAAATAATGAGCAGCACATCTATAGAGAGAGTTAACGCGTCTCAATATTGTTTACAG aataTATTGAACACTTACAGCGGCATGAATAATAAACCTGATTCAAATCGTAATGAAGATTTATATGAGGCGCATAAGAAGGAAATAGACACGATTATGTTCTGCTTGTCGTACAGTATAACGAGTAGAACGATAACAGGCCTTGCTAGAgatgcaataataaaacttattacgCATAACATTCATTATACTGCGTTAGACTGGGCCAAACGATTTGTCGAACTTCGCGGTGTGCAAAGATTGATGGAGGTAGCCGGTGAAATGGAGGAATACAATTCTGAATCTTTGCTAGACATCACGTCTTCCACGCGAACTATAACCAGTCTGTGCTTAGCAAGAATATATGATAACGTGTGTGAGAACTGGTATGATGAGAAAACATTTACCAACGCCGTTGATGAATTTATTGAAGATAAATTGCATTCGCCTGACATACAATCTAAA GTGCGTGTTGTAGTTGCGATAACAACCTTATTACTCGGTCCGTCAGATGTTGGAAACGCAGTTGTGGTTAAAGAAGGGATTTTAGAGATGATCCTCGTTATGGCGGGAACGGATGATGTATTGCAGCAGAAAGTGGCTCTCAAATGTATCGTTGCCGCTGTGAACAGAAAAGACAAGATCGACGCGATCATAAATCAAGgtgttaatatattgaaaaggCTGTGTCAATCCAAGGATGATTCAATTCGGGTTCAAGCGTTACTGGGTTTAAGTAAGTTAGGTAGTTCCGGAGACCCAGACGCGACTATCGGACTATCGGAGGCTTGCAGACGATTGTTAATTAATccaaagaaagaagaagatatgATAAAGTTGGCCGTAAAAGGTCTGTCGTATCTGACTTTCAACCCCGGAGTCAAAGAGAAGTTGATCGAAGATAAAAAAGCCATTCATATGATGATTGAGATCGCCAAGACTGGTGATCAATCGGTTCTCTTCGACGTGCTTACGACGTTGGTGAACATGTGCAACGCTTATGACGAGCAAAAACCCGAGATTGGAAAATTCGAAAGATTGTGCGACTTACTGGATGCCAATGTGATTAGCTTTCTGGTGGACCTCGCCGAAACGGTCAGTCAGAACTGCAAGGAATTGATAGCGCGCGTTTTCAacgcgataataatatatgtttgcaATGAACAGACATTGAGAAAAATAGTTGTTGATCACGGCGGCACGGAGGCATTGTTGTCGTTAGCGCTGGATGGCACAGTCAAGGGAAAGAAGCAGGCTTCGCTAGCCCTGGTCTGTCTAGCACTCACGATACATCCTGAGGTTGCATTTCCCGgccagaaaataaaagtagaaattgTTCGGCTGTTTGTAAATTTCCTGGACCCAGAGTGTTCCGTTAATGAAAATTGCCAGACTCTAACAGCTTTGTGCAATCTAGCTAAAATCGACAACAGCATGCGAGAACATATATTCAAAGAAGGAGTATTTCAGAAGATTGAAGGCTTTAGGTACGAGTGGGATTATCTTTTGAGATTGGCGTCTGCAAATCTTATAAACACTTTGATATTAAGCCGTGAAATCGCTATTCAGTATTTCGAGCAAGATAATTCTCGAATTGAGTATCTTATGTTATTGTACAAGGACGAGAATCAAGATATTAAGTTTGCAACAGCTGCAGCTCTAGTGAAGCTGACGGTGGCCAACAAAGAGGCTTGCAAGAAAGTTTTCGACTCGAATTTCTGGCTGGAATTTCTACGCTCTTTACTCACCAATCCAAGCAATAACGTACAAGAAATGGGTGTTATATTTTTGCTAAGTATGATAAGAAGCGTGGAAGATGTTGCTGCAAAAATCGAAACAGACATAATGGAACTACTGAGAGCATTGAGAAACAAGAAGAGTACCGTAGAGAACAAGAATATCAAGGAATTGACATCCATTGCTTTAGAGGCTGTTGCGGAACGATCTAGTAAAGAAGCACTCAGCGTAATAAGATGGGAACGTGATACAGCATGTCGATTAGGACAATTAGACCTTCtaaattatttggaaataaaattatgggTATATGAACGTACTGAAAACCTTGTATCCTTAAACGTATACTTAAAATTCGGATGGATACTAACAGGACGATATCTTTATTGA
- the LOC139811450 gene encoding protein unc-45 homolog B-like: MLDVAFNVSTDNEKREAAMNNLLVLARERVGADEICKKGGVSKIVRFVEEKVEKNEEMIGNAIRIVGELCQNDIGRTESIVEHVGLLWCLEVMNSTCAERVNASQYCLQNILNIYSGMSEEPDSKPDKALCEAHEKEIDTILSGLLNSVTSRTLTGLARDAIIQLIMRNIYLVTTLDWAERFVELRGVEKLMDIAGEMEDYKYESSMDITSFTRTIISVCIANIFENVHCNTAKKKFINAIDEFIRDKLLSSDTESKVRIVLAITLIFGPLDIADSIICKKEVVEMILAMAKTDDVLQQKVVCECIVAAITKCKKANKFLLGGRDILQNLYYSKHDSIRIRALVGLCKLTIFENGLCSPTIKLFPYGATKKLSKICKRFLINPKREKDMSKWAIKGLSYLTFDDDVKDELIEDQQAIRAMIELARSNTKTDDQSVLYAALTTLVNLCNAYVEQEHIPEMIELVMFAKRYFEGYNLFDRNAVGRRSVLAKAGVISALASLAEMDSQNCKELIARIFNMICCPREVREIVIQQGGPKALLSLALNGTDKGKKEASEALVLLGLNKHPKIAFPGQIMMEVVRPIINLLNPECSILKNSATLLVLCDLAKVNGSMREHICKEGVFQKIEAFLNDEDNGLKCGSLTLINLLFLSHEVAVQYFEQDNSRVKHLMLLCKNANVLISLSAAIALMMLTEANKGACKQIYDSNFCLESLRFLLTSPYSEVQEKSILIVTNMIRSTKDVAAKLVRKGIMKLLTVLSKSDTAQNKVKNLAFLALEEAAERREERREAIIDMIRRDRERRSGHVTLDLPNYFLRELAYWNVNLY, translated from the exons ATGCTGGATGTAGCATTCAACGTGAGCACAGATAACGAAAAACGTGAAGCCGCTATGAACAATTTGCTTGTGCTCGCACGTGAAAGAGTTGGTGCCGACGAGATCTGCAAAAAGGGAGGTGTATCCAAAATCGTACGATTTGTGGAAGAGAAAGTGGAAAAGAACGAGGAAATGATCGGTAACGCTATTCGTATTGTAGGCGAGTTATGTCAAAACGATATTGGTCGAACCGAGTCCATTGTGGAACATGTCGGTTTGCTTTGGTGTCTGGAAGTAATGAACAGCACGTGTGCAGAGAGAGTTAACGCGTCTCAATATTGTTTGCAG aataTATTGAACATTTACAGCGGCATGAGTGAAGAACCCGATTCAAAACCCGACAAGGCGTTATGCGAAGCGCATGAGAAAGAAATTGATACGATTCTGTCGGGCTTGCTGAATAGTGTAACAAGTAGAACGCTAACAGGCCTTGCTAGAGACGCAATAATACAACTTATTATGCGTAACATTTATTTGGTAACTACATTAGACTGGGCCGAACGATTTGTCGAACTTCGCGGTGTCGAAAAATTGATGGATATAGCCGGTGAAATGGAAGACTACAAATATGAATCTTCGATGGACATCACGTCTTTCACGCGAACTATAATCAGTGTGTGCAtagcaaatatatttgaaaacgTGCACTGTAATACtgctaagaaaaaatttatcaacgCCATTGATGAATTTATTAGAGATAAACTACTTTCATCCGACACTGAATCCAAG GTGCGTATAGTACTtgcaataacattaatattcgGCCCATTAGACATTGCGGACTCAATTATCTGTAAAAAAGAAGTTGTTGAGATGATCCTCGCCATGGCGAAAACGGATGACGTACTGCAACAGAAAGTGGTTTGCGAATGTATCGTTGCCGCTATAACCAAATGTAAGAAGGCCAACAAATTCCTATTGGGAGGTCGAGATATATTGCAGAACCTGTATTATTCTAAGCATGATTCAATTCGAATTCGAGCGTTAGTGGGTTTGTGCAAGTTAACCATTTTCGAAAACGGACTCTGCTCTCCGACTATCAAACTGTTCCCGTATGGAGCGACGAAGAAGTTATCCAAGATTTGTAAACGATTCCTGATTAATCCCAAGAGGGAAAAAGATATGAGTAAATGGGCTATTAAAGGCCTGTCGTACCTCACTTTCGACGACGACGTCAAAGACGAGTTGATCGAGGACCAACAAGCTATTCGAGCAATGATCGAGCTGGCTCGATCCAATACCAAGACTGACGATCAATCGGTTCTTTATGCCGCGCTTACGACGTTGGTGAATCTTTGCAACGCTTATGTCGAGCAAGAACACATACCCGAGATGATAGAATTGGTAATGTTTGCTAAACGTTACTTCGAGGGATATAATCTGTTCGACAGAAACGCAGTGGGAAGAAGAAGCGTGTTAGCGAAGGCCGGTGTGATTAGCGCTCTGGCGAGCCTCGCTGAAATGGACAGCCAGAACTGCAAGGAATTGATAGCCCGCATTTTCAACATGATATGCTGTCCGCGCGAAGTGAGAGAAATAGTGATTCAACAAGGCGGCCCGAAGGCATTGTTATCGTTAGCGCTGAACGGCACGGACAAGGGAAAAAAGGAAGCTTCAGAAGCCCTGGTTCTTCTGGGACTCAACAAACATCCTAAGATTGCATTTCCCGGTCAGATAATGATGGAGGTTGTTCGGCCGATCATAAATCTCCTAAATCCGGAGTGTTCCATTTTGAAGAATTCTGCGACTCTATTAGTTTTGTGCGACCTTGCTAAAGTCAACGGCAGCATGCGAGAACATATATGCAAAGAGGGGGTGTTTCAGAAGATCGAGGCCTTTCTGAATGACGAGGATAATGGTTTGAAATGTGGGTCCCTAACACTTATAAACCTGTTGTTTTTAAGCCATGAAGTCGCCGTCCAATATTTCGAGCAGGACAATTCTCGAGTTAAGCATCTTATGTTGTTGTGCAAGAACGCGAATGTACTTATTAGCTTGTCAGCAGCTATAGCTCTAATGATGCTGACAGAGGCGAACAAAGGGGCTTGCAAGCAGATTTACGATTCGAATTTCTGTCTGGAATCTCTACGCTTTTTACTCACTAGTCCATACAGTGAGGTGcaagaaaaaagtattttaattgtgACAAATATGATTAGAAGCACGAAAGACGTCGCTGCAAAACTTGTGAGAAAAGGCATTATGAAACTACTGACGGTATTGAGCAAAAGTGATACCGCGCAAAACAAGGTCAAGAATTTGGCATTTCTTGCTTTGGAGGAAGCTGCGGAACGACGAGAAGAACGTCGAGAAGCAATCATTGACATGATAAGACGTGATAGAGAACGTCGATCAGGACATGTTACATTAGATCTGCCAAACTATTTCCTAAGGGAGCTAGCTTACTGGAATGTAAACTTATATTGA
- the LOC139811685 gene encoding protein claret segregational-like, with translation MVKHWDHCRCKTGCKGRMCKCVRTQIKCTSDCDCQKDANAADCNNPFSQENDIDSSNATEAASSQEAIIENLTQQLTSLKTELKYQTELINKDLSTKNEELQILTQQLMSLKTDLKNQMELNKGANVCNNENDVDSSNATETASSQEAIIENLTQQLTNLKTELKYQTELNKNLSTKNEELQTLTQQLTTDLKCQKELNKDLCSENEELQNLNQKMDKERRKLLHHVIHEMKDNIKVFCRVRPRTPKETKQMKALCNIRFIDDCTIEVGKSDGSDAMSCSGNKLRGTKQEFSFNKVFAPNASQADVFEELSLLVQSAIEGYNVCVFAYGQTGSGKTYTMEGKSELETEGMIPRTVRYIFSEMEHLERLGWKYRIEASFLEIYNDNIVDLLDSEPKTHEIRMVDNKGQDLCVSNLQIKEIHSPEELHEYLRTAQHNREVAATQSNKRSSRSHLVARMRLIGTRVTKQEGSISTIGNLNLVDLAGCERLTTEGPPSPNRELAAAKYINTSLANLGNVILALSKKQEHVPYRNSKLTRLLEPYLGGNSKTLMLLNVSPLDEHLNETLNSLKFGSNVANNCKTGSIKRPSPRIEKQKNVGYLGVSPLRD, from the exons ATGGTCAAACACTGGGATCATTGTCGCTGCAAAACAGGATGTAAAGGAAGGATGTGCAAATGCGTAAGAACTCAAATAAAATGCACCTCAGACTGCGACTGTCAAAAAGATGCAAATGCTGCAGACTGCAATAat CCTTTCTCTCAGGAAAATGATATCGACAGTAGCAATGCTACTGAAGCAGCCTCATCACAAGAGGCAATAATTGAAAATCTGACACAACAATTAACAAGTTTAAaaacagaattaaaatatcaaacggaattaataaacaaagatTTAAGTACGAAAAACGAAGAGTTGCAAATTTTGACACAGCAATTAATGAGTttaaaaacagatttaaaaaatcaaatggaATTAAACAAAGGTGCAAATGTCTGCAATAat GAAAATGATGTCGACAGTAGCAATGCTACTGAGACAGCCTCATCACAAGAGGCAATAATTGAAAATCTGACACaacaattaacaaatttaaaaacagaattaaaatatcaaacggaattaaacaaaaatttaagtacGAAAAACGAAGAGTTGCAAACTTTGACACAGCAATTAACAACAgatttaaaatgtcaaaaggAATTAAACAAAGATTTATGTTCGGAAAACgaagaattgcaaaatttgaatCAAAAGATGGATAAAGAACGCAGAAAATTATTGCATCACGTGATTCACGAAATGAAGgacaatataaaagtattttgtcGAGTGCGTCCACGAACGCCGAAAGAAACTAAGCAGATGAAAGC GTTGTGTAATATACGCTTCATTGACGATTGTACTATTGAAGTGGGTAAATCGGATGGATCAGATGCAATGAGCTGCAGTGGAAATAAGCTACGAGGAACAAAACAAGAATTTTCATTCAATAAAGTATTTGCTCCGAATGCTTCGCAAGCAGATGTGTTCGAAGAATTATCCCTTTTAGTACAATCAGCAATTGAAGGATATAATGTTTGTGTATTTGCTTATGGTCAGACTGGTTCTGGCAAGACATATACTATGGAAGGAAAATCTGAGTTAGAGACTGAAGGGATGATACCTAGAACa GTACGTTATATATTCAGTGAAATGGAACACTTAGAACGTCTTGGCTGGAAATATCGAATAGAAGCAAGTTTTCTGGAAATTTATAACGATAATATCGTTGATCTTCTCGATTCTGAACCAAAAACACACGAAATACGAATGGTTGACAATAAAGGTCAAGATTTATGCGTTAGCAACCTTCAGATCAAAGAAATACACAGTCCAGAAGAATTACACGAATACCTACGAACTGCACAACACAACCGAGAAGTTGCAGCTACTCAGTCAAATAAACg aTCATCCAGATCGCATTTAGTAGCAAGAATGCGCTTGATTGGTACACGTGTTACGAAACAAGAAGGGTCAATTTCCACAATAGGAAATCTGAATTTAGTGGACTTAGCCGGGTGTGAACGTTTGACAACCGAAGGACCTCCTAGCCCGAACAGAGAATTAGCGGCAgctaaatatattaacacCTCTTTAGCCAATCTTGGCAACGTAATTTTAGCACTATCGAAAAAACAGGAACATGTACCTTATCGAAATTCGAAATTGACCCGTTTGCTTGAGCCTTATCTAGGTGGCAATTCAAAAACTTTGATGTTATTAAATGTATCTCCATTAGACGAACATTTAAACGAAACATTAAATTCACTGAAATTTGGTAGTAATGTAGCTAATAATTGCAAGACAGGAAGTATTAAACGACCGAGCCCGCGAatagaaaaacagaaaaacgTGGGATATTTAGGGGTGTCACCCCTTCGCGACTGA